Proteins from a genomic interval of Arthrobacter sp. CAN_C5:
- a CDS encoding GAF domain-containing protein gives MQVSEEMLSGLEELSSTLCASFIEALPVSGAALSAFSGSVQETALCSSDVLAARLEELQFDLGEGPRWEAARSRMPVLLPHVRSISHEKWPVFAKALLDTEVQALFVFPLVVGAMDIGVVELYRTTPGELRESELVTARGLADGAAWSLLRRIMIPPSEDNYDKADVSPFRREIHQATGMVLAQTGGTAADGLLLLRGHAFANGQTVRETSLEVLERRLDFTPSPNS, from the coding sequence ATGCAGGTGAGCGAGGAGATGCTTTCCGGGCTAGAGGAGTTGAGTTCAACCCTGTGCGCATCGTTCATCGAAGCTCTCCCGGTGTCGGGGGCTGCATTGTCAGCATTTAGTGGTTCCGTGCAGGAGACCGCTTTGTGTTCAAGTGACGTGCTCGCGGCTAGGTTGGAGGAGTTGCAGTTCGATTTGGGGGAAGGTCCGCGGTGGGAGGCCGCTCGCTCCCGAATGCCTGTCCTACTTCCGCACGTGCGCTCTATCTCGCATGAGAAATGGCCGGTCTTCGCAAAGGCGCTGCTCGACACGGAGGTGCAGGCCCTCTTCGTTTTCCCTCTGGTCGTTGGCGCCATGGATATTGGGGTGGTGGAACTCTACCGAACCACGCCCGGGGAGTTGAGGGAATCTGAGCTGGTGACGGCTCGTGGTCTAGCGGACGGGGCGGCGTGGAGTTTGCTGCGCCGCATCATGATCCCGCCTTCAGAGGACAACTATGATAAGGCTGATGTTTCTCCTTTCCGTAGGGAAATTCATCAGGCCACGGGAATGGTGCTCGCCCAGACTGGAGGTACGGCCGCGGACGGGTTGTTGCTGCTGCGGGGGCACGCATTCGCGAACGGACAGACAGTACGGGAAACTTCCCTCGAGGTGCTGGAAAGACGGCTGGATTTCACACCGTCGCCGAACTCATAA
- a CDS encoding LuxR C-terminal-related transcriptional regulator produces MKQTDDNPSHSTLRRVSSAPTETHHHSVTSGTSGKRNLSDREAVIAVWVANGLTCETIASRLSVPLGTVEQHLDQALEILGLPDTEDLTYTVVASHYHRNAPTAPNGPEQPAVDPSDHVESPSGELSRPLFRSIPVSPLNVPDVSRHAITGNHLNSLVALDAAEELQTPDQEPARDTGPSLMASTSPADLLRAVGEGDRVAFSHFYHLTATRAFRMISNLVDHSDLNLQIMQDTYVEVWKRAKSFDAAKDSAMSWVVAIAHQLAVEALHERLNSSDAQSEPAGFDGTDLWSDPSGGHRSRGGPLVEQAQVAQESTHRAVDDVSVLERECLNAVFLRAMTYQEASAALRLPSSTVKKNIRQGTAHLERIREASAAVLPARSPG; encoded by the coding sequence ATGAAACAGACAGACGACAACCCGTCCCATTCCACGCTTCGGCGTGTCTCGTCAGCCCCGACGGAAACGCACCACCATTCCGTGACTTCCGGGACTTCCGGGAAAAGGAATCTCAGCGATCGCGAGGCGGTAATCGCGGTGTGGGTAGCGAATGGCCTCACCTGCGAAACCATCGCCTCCCGCCTATCAGTCCCACTCGGAACAGTCGAACAGCACCTAGATCAGGCGCTCGAGATCCTCGGCCTCCCAGACACCGAAGACCTCACCTATACAGTCGTAGCATCGCACTACCATCGCAACGCACCGACCGCTCCGAACGGTCCTGAACAGCCAGCAGTGGATCCGTCAGATCATGTGGAGAGCCCCTCCGGAGAGTTATCACGCCCGCTCTTTAGATCCATCCCCGTGTCTCCATTGAACGTACCTGATGTCTCCCGACACGCCATCACCGGAAACCACCTGAACTCGTTGGTGGCCCTCGATGCAGCCGAAGAGCTACAAACCCCGGATCAGGAACCCGCCCGGGACACCGGTCCTTCCTTGATGGCGAGCACTTCTCCTGCTGATTTGCTGAGAGCTGTCGGAGAAGGAGACAGGGTGGCTTTCTCCCATTTTTACCATCTGACAGCCACCCGCGCTTTCCGCATGATCTCAAATCTGGTCGACCATTCAGACCTGAACCTACAGATCATGCAGGACACCTATGTTGAGGTCTGGAAGAGAGCTAAATCCTTTGACGCGGCGAAGGATTCGGCAATGTCGTGGGTGGTTGCTATAGCCCATCAACTGGCGGTCGAGGCGTTACACGAACGCTTAAACTCATCTGACGCACAATCAGAGCCTGCAGGATTCGACGGAACAGACCTCTGGTCTGACCCGTCCGGCGGCCACCGCAGCCGTGGGGGCCCTCTCGTCGAACAAGCACAAGTAGCACAAGAATCCACACACAGGGCTGTTGATGATGTGAGCGTTCTAGAGCGCGAATGCCTCAATGCGGTGTTCCTGAGGGCAATGACTTATCAGGAAGCATCAGCCGCGCTGAGGTTACCTTCGTCGACGGTAAAGAAGAACATCCGCCAGGGCACAGCGCATCTGGAGAGGATAAGGGAAGCCTCAGCAGCAGTACTCCCGGCGCGCAGCCCCGGTTAG
- a CDS encoding GAF and ANTAR domain-containing protein produces the protein MVTISRPERVSSAFVKLADTLVADYDVLDLLHTLVEECVGLLDVAHAGLLLADRNGELQVLASTSEESQLVEVLQLQAGEGPCVECFESKTVVTIDDIRNLAGRWPGFQQAALSQGFLSVHAIPLRIHGRAIGAMGLFGTITGALNKEDAVIGQALADVATISLLHERNIRESNVVNDQLQRALNSRIIIEQAKGVISHTSSVDMSEAFNRLRTYARSHQQSLQETATDVVDRRLTL, from the coding sequence ATGGTCACGATTTCCCGTCCGGAACGGGTGAGTTCCGCTTTCGTGAAGCTCGCCGACACGTTGGTGGCGGACTATGATGTTCTGGATTTGTTGCACACTCTGGTGGAGGAATGTGTTGGTCTGCTCGATGTAGCCCATGCCGGGTTGCTGCTGGCGGATCGCAATGGCGAGCTTCAGGTACTGGCTTCTACCAGCGAGGAGTCGCAGCTCGTGGAAGTCCTCCAGCTGCAGGCTGGAGAGGGTCCCTGTGTTGAGTGTTTTGAATCAAAGACTGTGGTCACTATTGATGACATTCGTAACCTGGCCGGGCGTTGGCCGGGGTTCCAGCAAGCGGCCCTTTCGCAGGGGTTTTTGTCGGTCCACGCCATCCCGCTGCGTATTCACGGCAGGGCGATCGGGGCCATGGGGCTTTTCGGTACGATAACTGGTGCACTTAACAAAGAAGACGCCGTGATTGGGCAGGCACTAGCGGATGTCGCAACCATCAGCCTCCTCCATGAACGCAACATCCGGGAAAGCAACGTTGTAAACGATCAGCTGCAGCGTGCCCTGAACAGCCGGATCATTATTGAGCAGGCGAAAGGCGTCATTTCGCACACGTCGTCGGTAGATATGAGTGAAGCGTTCAACCGGTTACGCACCTACGCCCGATCCCACCAGCAGTCCCTGCAGGAGACAGCCACAGACGTTGTCGACCGTCGCCTCACTCTCTAG
- a CDS encoding glycine betaine ABC transporter substrate-binding protein, whose amino-acid sequence MHLRTAPTVASATAKSGTLTRRVAGAAAILSAGLLASGCGLQPATSYVPLAGPGSIEEIADGEPLTVTSKNFTEQLILGKISVLAGQAAGFDVTDLTNVPGSQPVRELILAGQADVTWEYTGTAWLTYLGMTEGFPNQEEQFAAVYEADLGNGLTWGDTAPLNNTYAIAVRTEAVEELGGISTISEIAELPVEERTFCVEAEFNSRPDGMNPLLAHYGMERGTAEGVPDDNISIFDTGAVYTATDNGDCNFGEVFATDGRIDALDLTVLEDDQGFFPAYNAAPVFYTETLEQFPGLEEVFGAIAPTLTDEALRAMNLRVDVEGEEPADVAFDFMVEQGFISEPDGLLGSGN is encoded by the coding sequence ATGCATTTGCGCACCGCCCCAACTGTGGCTTCAGCTACTGCGAAGTCCGGCACCCTGACCCGCCGTGTCGCCGGTGCCGCAGCCATCCTATCCGCCGGTTTGCTGGCCTCGGGCTGCGGTTTGCAGCCCGCCACCTCCTACGTACCCCTGGCGGGGCCCGGAAGTATCGAGGAGATTGCCGACGGCGAACCGCTGACCGTCACCTCGAAAAACTTCACCGAGCAGCTAATCCTGGGCAAAATCTCGGTGCTGGCAGGCCAGGCGGCGGGTTTTGACGTCACTGACCTCACCAACGTTCCTGGCAGCCAACCTGTCCGTGAATTGATCCTCGCTGGCCAGGCGGATGTCACCTGGGAGTACACCGGGACTGCCTGGCTCACCTACCTGGGTATGACCGAGGGTTTCCCCAACCAGGAGGAACAGTTCGCTGCCGTCTATGAAGCCGACCTGGGCAACGGCCTCACCTGGGGCGACACCGCACCCCTGAACAACACCTATGCGATAGCTGTCCGTACCGAGGCAGTTGAGGAACTCGGCGGCATCAGCACCATTTCCGAGATCGCCGAGCTGCCGGTCGAGGAACGAACGTTCTGCGTTGAGGCGGAGTTCAATTCAAGGCCTGACGGCATGAACCCGCTGCTGGCCCATTACGGGATGGAGCGGGGGACGGCTGAGGGGGTACCTGATGACAACATCAGCATCTTCGACACCGGTGCCGTCTACACGGCCACCGATAACGGGGACTGCAACTTCGGTGAAGTGTTCGCCACCGATGGGCGGATCGACGCGCTCGACCTCACCGTCCTCGAGGACGACCAGGGCTTCTTCCCCGCCTACAACGCGGCCCCCGTTTTTTACACCGAGACACTCGAGCAGTTCCCGGGATTGGAGGAGGTCTTCGGTGCTATTGCGCCGACGCTGACCGACGAAGCACTGCGGGCCATGAACCTGCGCGTCGACGTCGAAGGTGAGGAGCCCGCCGACGTGGCCTTCGACTTCATGGTGGAGCAGGGCTTCATCTCCGAACCCGACGGGCTGCTCGGCTCGGGCAACTAA
- a CDS encoding ABC transporter permease: protein MAGPSWRPLVYQLAGILAALAILVIWALNDDLSETELNTLNPDSLLGYTLEHLALTAVSAVIVLVVAIPLGIALTRGPFRRYTGPVLAVVNIGQAAPAIGLIVLLASWMGFGFNAAIAALVLYALLPVLRNTMVGINQVDERLVEAGRGMGMSASAVLFKVELPLAVPVMLAGIRTALVLLVGTAALAAFINGGGLGILIITGVNLNLVSVLVVGSVLVALLALLVDWIGRVVEHVARPKGL from the coding sequence ATAGCGGGACCATCCTGGCGTCCGCTGGTCTACCAATTGGCGGGAATTCTCGCGGCCCTAGCCATTCTGGTGATCTGGGCACTGAACGATGATCTTTCGGAGACCGAGCTCAACACGTTGAACCCCGACTCGCTGCTCGGTTACACACTCGAACACCTAGCCTTAACGGCTGTGTCAGCGGTGATTGTGCTGGTCGTTGCTATCCCGCTGGGCATCGCGTTGACCCGTGGACCGTTCCGCCGTTACACCGGGCCGGTGTTGGCTGTCGTCAACATCGGGCAGGCGGCACCGGCGATCGGCCTGATTGTCCTGCTCGCCTCCTGGATGGGTTTCGGCTTCAACGCAGCCATCGCCGCGCTGGTCCTCTACGCTCTGCTGCCGGTCCTGCGAAACACCATGGTCGGCATCAACCAGGTGGACGAACGGCTCGTCGAAGCCGGGCGGGGAATGGGCATGAGCGCTTCAGCCGTCCTCTTCAAGGTGGAGTTGCCGTTGGCAGTACCGGTGATGCTCGCCGGTATTCGCACCGCCCTGGTGCTTTTGGTGGGTACTGCGGCTCTCGCAGCGTTCATCAACGGTGGCGGACTGGGCATTCTCATCATTACCGGAGTGAACCTCAACTTGGTGAGCGTCCTCGTTGTTGGCTCTGTCCTCGTGGCACTCCTGGCCCTCCTGGTCGACTGGATTGGGCGCGTCGTCGAACACGTCGCCCGCCCGAAAGGACTCTGA
- a CDS encoding ABC transporter ATP-binding protein, with the protein MSETTSTATNDSGTPGNAITGASILLDKVTKRYPGQDTPAVDGLTLEIPAGKIIMLVGPSGCGKTTTLKMINRLIEPTEGRIVLDDDDVTDINGDSLRRRIGYVIQAGGLFPHMTVAANIGIVPKMLGWNMDKIAARVDELLELVSLDPAQYRDRFPKELSGGQQQRVGVARALAADPPVLLMDEPFGAVDPITRQRLQDELLNIQAELQKTIVCVTHDFDEAVKLGDWIAIFTDGAHLVQYDTPERILANPANEFVENFIGSGAGLKQLTLTRVNEVDLAEAVVATSGDLASDVLSRLDAAQHDHAVIVDGKNRPIQWLTRRQLTRIDRISDDTDAKLPVVGDRATLNDALDTMLVSSAGAALVTGKRDTFLGVIDVVTVMDAIGRAHTHARSAHSSGRPVGVNTGTMQAVDEGSDQ; encoded by the coding sequence GTGTCTGAGACCACTTCCACAGCAACCAACGACTCCGGGACACCCGGGAACGCCATCACCGGGGCCAGCATCCTGCTGGACAAAGTCACCAAACGGTATCCGGGCCAGGACACCCCAGCGGTAGACGGTCTCACGCTCGAGATCCCCGCGGGCAAAATCATCATGCTGGTGGGCCCCTCGGGCTGCGGTAAGACCACCACACTGAAGATGATCAACCGGCTCATCGAGCCGACGGAGGGACGCATTGTCCTGGACGACGACGACGTCACCGATATCAACGGCGACAGCCTCCGACGCCGGATCGGCTATGTTATCCAGGCTGGGGGGCTGTTCCCGCACATGACCGTCGCAGCCAACATCGGGATCGTGCCGAAGATGCTCGGCTGGAACATGGACAAGATCGCCGCACGAGTCGATGAACTACTGGAGCTGGTCTCACTGGATCCGGCACAGTACCGGGACCGCTTCCCCAAGGAGCTTTCCGGCGGCCAGCAGCAGCGCGTCGGCGTGGCACGCGCACTCGCCGCCGACCCACCAGTGCTATTGATGGATGAGCCATTCGGCGCGGTGGACCCCATCACCCGACAGCGCCTGCAGGATGAACTGCTGAACATCCAGGCGGAGCTGCAGAAGACCATCGTCTGCGTAACCCACGACTTCGACGAGGCGGTGAAGCTCGGCGACTGGATTGCCATTTTCACTGACGGTGCCCACCTGGTGCAGTACGACACCCCTGAACGGATCCTCGCCAACCCGGCGAACGAGTTTGTCGAGAACTTCATCGGTTCCGGCGCCGGGTTGAAGCAACTCACCCTCACCCGGGTCAACGAGGTTGACCTCGCCGAAGCAGTGGTGGCCACCAGCGGCGACCTCGCCAGCGACGTCCTCTCACGGCTCGACGCAGCCCAGCACGACCACGCGGTAATTGTCGACGGGAAAAACCGCCCCATCCAGTGGCTCACCCGCCGCCAGCTCACGAGGATTGACCGGATCAGCGACGACACCGACGCCAAACTCCCGGTAGTCGGCGACCGGGCCACCCTTAACGACGCGCTGGACACCATGCTCGTTTCCAGTGCCGGTGCGGCACTGGTCACAGGGAAGCGTGATACCTTCCTGGGCGTGATCGACGTGGTGACGGTCATGGACGCTATTGGGAGGGCCCACACCCATGCCCGGTCGGCGCACTCGTCCGGACGCCCTGTGGGAGTCAATACCGGCACCATGCAGGCTGTCGACGAAGGATCCGATCAGTGA
- a CDS encoding ABC transporter permease translates to MLDFFGDRLPQILFASWQHFSLVVQCLILGTLLAVGIAALVYRSSFFRSLANSVSAVGLTIPSFAFIGLMIAPFGFGVTPAVIVVTFFAALPILRNAVVGLTGIDKAVVESARGIGMSRFRTLMQVELPLAWPVILAGIRVSAQMVMGIAAITAYALGPGLGGFIFSGLSRLGGANAIESVGTGVIAVVILAIVLDLLLIGLGRLTTPRGIRV, encoded by the coding sequence TTGTTGGATTTCTTTGGAGACCGGCTGCCTCAAATCCTGTTCGCCAGCTGGCAGCACTTTTCCCTGGTGGTCCAATGCCTGATCCTCGGAACCCTTCTCGCCGTCGGTATCGCAGCCCTGGTTTATCGCAGCAGCTTCTTCAGATCGCTTGCCAACAGCGTCTCAGCGGTAGGCCTCACCATTCCTTCCTTCGCCTTTATCGGGCTGATGATCGCCCCCTTCGGCTTCGGTGTCACTCCGGCCGTGATCGTTGTCACCTTCTTCGCCGCGCTGCCTATCCTGCGTAACGCGGTGGTCGGACTCACGGGAATCGACAAGGCCGTGGTCGAATCCGCCAGAGGAATCGGTATGAGCCGCTTCCGCACCCTCATGCAGGTGGAACTCCCGTTGGCCTGGCCAGTGATCCTGGCCGGCATCCGTGTCTCGGCACAGATGGTCATGGGCATCGCTGCCATCACCGCCTACGCACTGGGCCCTGGCCTGGGTGGTTTCATCTTCTCCGGCCTGTCCCGCCTGGGCGGCGCCAACGCCATCGAATCAGTTGGCACCGGCGTCATCGCCGTCGTCATTCTTGCCATCGTGCTCGATCTCCTGCTCATCGGCCTTGGCCGACTAACCACCCCGCGAGGTATCCGTGTCTGA
- a CDS encoding Asp23/Gls24 family envelope stress response protein, with protein MSTQPQDKLPTTASPTPAVANRRPATAAATAPAGKSQHDGDRGATSIADNVVAKIAGIALRDIPGVYALGGGAARALGSIRGAVGQKEDHTRGISVEVGQTQVAVDVTLVVEYPHPLKDVADQVRDAIYSAVEDLVGMEVTEVNVTISDIHVPGDDTRDDDAESAPTESRVS; from the coding sequence ATGAGCACTCAGCCCCAGGACAAGTTGCCCACCACGGCCAGCCCCACCCCCGCGGTCGCCAACCGTCGGCCCGCCACTGCCGCTGCCACGGCACCCGCCGGGAAGAGCCAGCACGATGGGGACCGTGGCGCCACGTCGATCGCCGACAACGTGGTGGCGAAGATCGCCGGCATTGCGCTCCGTGACATCCCCGGCGTCTACGCCCTCGGCGGCGGAGCTGCCCGCGCCCTCGGTTCGATCCGCGGCGCGGTCGGCCAGAAGGAAGACCACACCCGGGGCATCAGCGTTGAGGTCGGCCAGACCCAGGTGGCGGTCGACGTCACCCTGGTCGTCGAGTACCCGCACCCGCTCAAGGACGTAGCGGACCAGGTCCGCGATGCCATCTACTCCGCCGTCGAGGATCTCGTCGGGATGGAAGTCACCGAAGTGAACGTGACCATCAGCGACATCCACGTCCCGGGTGATGACACCCGCGACGACGACGCCGAGTCCGCCCCGACCGAATCCCGCGTCTCGTGA
- a CDS encoding DUF2273 domain-containing protein — MSPTTAGIATGATLAFAALIFGFWGFVLVAVFMVIGAVAGRTAEGKLDPGSVLDALRGRRSAS, encoded by the coding sequence GTGAGCCCCACGACAGCCGGTATCGCCACCGGAGCGACCCTGGCCTTCGCCGCGTTGATCTTCGGTTTCTGGGGTTTCGTGCTGGTCGCCGTCTTCATGGTGATCGGAGCCGTTGCCGGACGCACCGCAGAAGGCAAGCTTGACCCAGGCTCGGTCCTGGATGCCCTGCGGGGCCGGCGTTCGGCCTCATGA
- a CDS encoding DUF6286 domain-containing protein, with protein MSETLHTRRLLRRETHSSRAVASVSAAVVLLAGLAWLGTEAVLSVVNQPPLIISPRQLLEWAAGLPQTVLPWGLTLAGLGLILVGLLVLLVALTPGTKPLHVVGRDRSAVVVDSEVIASSMSRRIRQEAGLDPEQVSTRVDQRRITVDVRPTSGSPLDEMLIRAAVEDELSGYGIRPEPAVRINIRHEGALGI; from the coding sequence ATGAGCGAAACACTCCACACCCGCCGGCTTCTGCGCCGCGAAACGCACTCCTCCCGTGCCGTGGCGTCGGTGAGTGCCGCCGTCGTCCTGCTGGCTGGACTGGCATGGCTGGGCACGGAGGCCGTTCTGTCAGTGGTGAACCAGCCCCCACTGATCATTAGTCCGCGGCAGCTGCTCGAGTGGGCGGCTGGCCTGCCCCAGACCGTCCTCCCCTGGGGGTTGACCCTGGCCGGCCTGGGACTGATTCTGGTTGGGCTGCTGGTGCTGCTGGTCGCCCTGACGCCTGGCACCAAGCCCCTCCATGTGGTGGGCCGGGACCGGTCAGCAGTGGTAGTGGATTCGGAAGTGATCGCTTCTTCCATGTCCCGCCGCATCCGCCAGGAGGCAGGGCTCGACCCGGAGCAGGTGTCCACCCGGGTGGATCAGCGCCGCATCACCGTTGACGTCCGTCCGACCAGCGGGTCTCCCCTGGACGAAATGCTCATCCGCGCGGCAGTCGAGGACGAACTATCCGGGTACGGAATCCGCCCTGAACCGGCCGTGAGGATCAACATCAGGCACGAAGGAGCGTTAGGCATATGA
- a CDS encoding RNA polymerase sigma factor codes for MTPLARPRLNLDDAHDSFLVERAADGDVASFEALARRYGPLMRGYARRLTGSAADADDAVQESLLQAWNQLGGLQDGAAVKPWLMRICGRKSIDLIRKRRQVDDLDDVEPPDRAPGPERTVEQDSQMQSLVAALRKLPAEQRQCWVLKEMGGQSYEDIAETLEISTDSVRGRLSRARTTLMKEMEDWR; via the coding sequence TTGACCCCCTTGGCCCGCCCCCGCCTGAACCTCGACGATGCCCACGATTCGTTTCTCGTGGAGCGGGCCGCGGACGGCGACGTTGCCTCCTTCGAGGCTCTGGCACGCCGGTACGGGCCGCTGATGCGCGGGTACGCCCGGCGGCTCACCGGTTCGGCGGCGGACGCTGACGACGCCGTGCAGGAAAGCCTGCTCCAGGCCTGGAACCAGCTTGGCGGCCTGCAGGATGGCGCGGCCGTGAAGCCGTGGCTCATGCGCATCTGTGGCCGGAAAAGTATTGACCTGATCAGGAAGCGCCGGCAGGTGGACGACCTTGACGACGTCGAACCGCCCGATCGGGCACCCGGTCCGGAACGGACCGTCGAACAGGACTCGCAGATGCAGTCCCTGGTGGCGGCACTCCGGAAGCTCCCTGCAGAGCAGCGCCAGTGTTGGGTACTCAAGGAGATGGGCGGGCAATCGTACGAGGACATCGCCGAGACGCTGGAAATCAGCACCGACAGCGTTCGCGGCAGGCTATCGAGAGCACGAACCACCCTGATGAAGGAAATGGAGGACTGGCGATGA
- a CDS encoding Asp23/Gls24 family envelope stress response protein translates to MSNDIPDPGCGHSLDELEEYLRTGQSTAEQHYERCPECQAGLAGLRALRRLTGELAAADTEQAGSGDEPWLQSILGNLRLEMRSGRSIPLSSEYPEDSFAETEGSLVALIRSTGDDVDGATIGKCRLHGNITEPGAEVRIEVNVTAFFGYPLPTMVESLRARIAETVRTQTELVLTDVDVSVTDIHERVARDPRGEVNE, encoded by the coding sequence ATGAGCAACGACATCCCTGATCCCGGTTGCGGCCACAGCCTCGACGAGCTCGAAGAATACCTGCGGACCGGTCAGTCGACCGCCGAACAGCACTATGAGCGCTGCCCCGAATGCCAGGCCGGGTTGGCTGGACTCCGTGCGCTGCGTCGGCTGACCGGCGAACTCGCGGCGGCCGATACCGAGCAGGCCGGCTCGGGTGACGAACCCTGGCTGCAGTCAATTCTTGGCAACCTCCGGTTGGAGATGCGTTCCGGCCGGAGCATTCCGCTGTCCAGCGAGTACCCGGAGGACTCCTTCGCGGAGACCGAGGGTAGCCTCGTCGCGTTGATCCGCTCCACGGGCGACGACGTCGACGGCGCCACGATCGGCAAATGCCGCCTGCACGGGAACATCACCGAGCCGGGCGCCGAGGTCCGGATCGAAGTGAACGTGACGGCTTTCTTCGGCTACCCACTCCCCACCATGGTCGAGTCCCTCCGGGCACGGATCGCTGAGACGGTCAGAACCCAGACGGAGCTGGTTCTGACTGACGTCGATGTGTCGGTGACCGACATCCACGAGCGTGTTGCCCGGGATCCGAGAGGAGAGGTCAATGAATAA
- a CDS encoding Nramp family divalent metal transporter, with amino-acid sequence MPGEMPPEKTGHAPAEKLNHAERVDDDGGKPAKWKIVGPGLVVAATGVGAADMVATLVAGSRYGYGLLWAVILGVFLKIILVEGAGRFTLATGYTIFEGWRSLGRWTTWYFGPYIMIWGFVYGATAMSSAALPLAALFPVFPLWAWAIVMGLAGFVMVWFGRYATFEKITAVLVGIMFVTVVGLAIIAAPNLPEMVTGLVPIIPEGGLLYTLALAGGVGGTITLAAYGYWLREKGWYAPKWMKVMRIDNSMAYVMTGIFVIAMLIVGAEVVRSAGVSLSAGDEGLLDLSTVLRDEYGDVVGIGFLVGFWAASFSSIIGVWNGVSLMFADFWGNLRGKESGHPDTRVGGKYFRFYVLWLTFPPMILFALGQPIGLILAYGVLGSLFMPFLAVTLLGLLNGKRIPKKYANKMYSNIALAVVALLFIVLGLNQLVGAVAPLFGG; translated from the coding sequence ATGCCCGGCGAGATGCCCCCTGAGAAGACGGGCCACGCGCCCGCCGAGAAACTCAACCACGCCGAACGGGTGGACGACGACGGCGGTAAGCCCGCCAAATGGAAGATCGTCGGTCCGGGCCTGGTGGTGGCCGCCACCGGTGTCGGCGCCGCGGACATGGTCGCCACCCTGGTGGCCGGGTCCCGGTACGGGTACGGCCTCCTGTGGGCGGTCATCCTCGGTGTCTTCCTGAAAATCATCCTCGTTGAAGGTGCCGGGCGGTTCACCCTGGCCACCGGCTACACGATCTTCGAGGGCTGGCGGTCCCTGGGCAGGTGGACCACCTGGTACTTCGGGCCGTACATCATGATCTGGGGCTTCGTCTACGGGGCGACGGCGATGTCGAGTGCTGCGCTGCCCCTCGCCGCCCTGTTCCCGGTCTTCCCGCTCTGGGCGTGGGCCATCGTGATGGGCCTGGCCGGCTTCGTGATGGTCTGGTTTGGCCGCTACGCCACCTTCGAGAAGATCACCGCCGTCCTGGTCGGCATCATGTTCGTCACCGTGGTGGGTCTGGCTATCATTGCGGCGCCGAACCTCCCGGAGATGGTGACCGGACTGGTGCCGATCATCCCCGAGGGTGGGCTGCTGTACACGCTGGCGCTCGCCGGCGGCGTGGGCGGGACTATCACGCTCGCGGCCTACGGCTACTGGCTCCGCGAAAAGGGCTGGTACGCACCCAAGTGGATGAAGGTCATGCGCATCGACAACTCGATGGCGTACGTGATGACCGGTATCTTCGTCATCGCCATGCTCATCGTCGGTGCCGAAGTCGTCCGGTCCGCCGGGGTCAGTCTCAGTGCCGGTGACGAGGGGCTGCTCGATCTTTCCACCGTGCTCCGCGACGAGTACGGCGACGTCGTCGGGATCGGCTTCCTCGTGGGCTTCTGGGCTGCTTCCTTCTCCTCGATCATCGGCGTCTGGAACGGCGTCTCCCTGATGTTCGCCGACTTCTGGGGCAACCTGCGCGGCAAGGAGTCGGGCCACCCCGATACCCGGGTGGGCGGCAAGTACTTCAGGTTCTACGTGCTGTGGCTGACCTTCCCGCCGATGATTCTGTTTGCCCTGGGTCAGCCCATCGGATTGATCCTCGCCTACGGTGTCCTCGGATCACTGTTCATGCCGTTCCTGGCCGTCACCCTCCTGGGTCTGCTGAACGGCAAGCGAATCCCCAAGAAGTACGCGAACAAGATGTACAGCAACATCGCGCTGGCGGTTGTCGCGCTGCTGTTCATCGTGCTCGGACTCAACCAGCTGGTCGGCGCGGTCGCGCCACTCTTCGGCGGCTAA